A genomic window from Scomber scombrus chromosome 18, fScoSco1.1, whole genome shotgun sequence includes:
- the LOC133998896 gene encoding dedicator of cytokinesis protein 7-like isoform X2 produces the protein MTSTASERRAFAHKINRTVAAEVRKQVSRDYGSPQLSKKRGGLHHPLPLTEVVEPVDFEEYVSSHAPGVEPGPLRQLTEFPQDDLELLQLDKECTTLEPPLPEEEEALDPRVRDALAVYTDDWLVIQRKYQRYSTTYTPQNSESQRERQRGLVKQTFELDEAAAAERQDDQDDAKRRSVSIDETPRGSWASSIFDLKNSSPDVLLPSVLERTAAEDMDRRNTEARLQGRHSDLLGLYPPPDEDEAVERCSAPEEPKEHCGQRIMVKCLSLKFEIEIEPIFGTLALYDVKEKKKISENFYFDLNSDQMKGLLKPHTPHIAISTLARSAIFSITYPSADIFLVIKLEKVLQQGDIGECCEPYMVMKESDSSKHKEKLEKLRMQAEQSCSRLGHYRMPFAWTAIHLLNIVSSVGGLDRSDPDSDSERKGHGTWNERKKKGFERMSVGDDMCNFATFRPATLTVTNFFKQEGDRLSDEDLYKFLADMRRPSSVLRRLRPVTAQLKIDISPAPDSPHYCLSPELLHVKPYPDLRVRPTKDVLEFPARYVYTPHTTYRNLLYIYPQSLNFSSRQGSVRNIAVKVQFMAGEDPSQALPVIFGKSSCSEFMKEAVTPVIYHNKSPEFYEEMKMKIPANLTDNHHLLFTFYHISCQPKQNTPLETPVGYTWIPLMQHGRLRTGPFSLPVSVEKPPPSYSVLTPDVQLPGMKWVDNHKGVFNVEVTAASSVHTQDPHLDKFFTLVYVLEEYSFPFRLKDVIITEANMEGELKASMAALRGALLDTCVRFLHQLLNKLIQLIVYPPVIAGQIVNLGRAAFEAMALLVNQVHKNLEGNQDQHGRNNLLASYIHYCFRLPTAEPAMPPAAGTQSYEMPMQYATLSRATARPSSLHLSRSKSISNSNPDLASTPVSPDEEVQRIIGSKANDRSCNRMSAFLDSVALFSVPTRQIAKKLLHEELALQWVVSTSTVREAALQQAWFFFQLMTKSMAHHLFLTSKLDIPRRQRYPDRFVDDIAALVCAISADVASRYHKDVELVERLNSSLAFFLNDLLSLMDRGFVFNLIRSYYKQISNKLHTAQNPSSLNALRMDFTRIVCSHEHYVILNLPCSTLSPPASPSPSTSSTTSQSSAFSSMVQDQGVATMFELSVPFRQQHFLSGLLLTELSLILDPEGEGVFFLHKKAISSVHSLLCSHDADPRYSDPQVRAHIAQLYLPLVSIVMETLHQLHDFSDSSPARVRHASAHADDADPDGSSTISQSVAMAIAGSPLPHAKANPFALPTVAGRQSSSLSAECSRTLLVCFLWVLKNADAALLERWVSDLSILQINRLLDLLHLCVSCFEYKGKKTLERINSLTFKKSQDMKARLEEAILGTIGARQEMVRRCRERSPYGSQENVRWRKNVSHWRQNTDRVDKTKAEMEQESVVDGNLATEASLIVLDTLEIVVKTVVASELKESVLGGVLRVLLHSMAGNQSALFLQHCFTTQRALVFKFPEMLFEEDTELCADLCLRLLRHCSSSVGSVRSHASASLYLLMRQNFEIGNNFARVKMQVTMSLSSLVGTSQNFNEDHLRRSLKTILTYAEEDLELRDTPFPEQVQDLVFNLHMILTDTVKMKEHQQDPEMLIDLMYRIAKGYQNSPDLRLTWLQNMAGKHSERGNHAEAAHCLVHSAALVAEYLNMLEDCRYLPIGCVTFQNISSNVLEESAVSDDVLSPEEEGICAGKYFSESGLVGLLEQAAASFNMAAMYEAINEVYKILLPIHEANRDFKKLATVHGKLQEAFNKVYNQSSGWERMFGTYFRVGFYGCRFGDLDEQEFVYKEPSITKLAEISHRLEEFYSERFGDDVVEIIKDSNPVDKNKMDPNKAYLQITYVEPFFDTYELKERITYFDKNYNLRTFMYCTPFTLDGRAHGDLHEQYKRKSILTTSHAFPYIKTRINVIHKEEIILVPMEVAIEDMQKKTQELAFATTQDPADAKMLQMVLQGCVGTTVNQGPLEVAQVFLSDIPDDPKLFRHHNKLRLCFKDFTKRCEDALRKNKALIGPDQKEYHRELERNYNKLKEALGPLINRKIPQLYRTLPAQTTQTQRNSYSRSSLRRVDC, from the exons ATGACATCTACAGCGAGCGAAAGGAGGGCGTTTGCTCATAAAATCAACCG GACTGTTGCTGCAGAGGTCAGAAAACAAGTGTCTAGAGACTATGGCTCTCCTCAGCTGTCCAAGAAAAGAGGAGGATTGCACCACCCT TTGCCGCTGACGGAGGTAGTTGAGCCAGTGGACTTCGAGGAGTATGTGAGCAGTCATGCTCCTGGGGTGGAGCCTGGCCCCCTCAGACAGCTCACAGAGTTTCCCCAGGATGACCTGGAGCTCCTCCAGCTGGACAAAGAGTGTACTACACTGGAGCCCCCACtgcctgaggaggagga AGCACTGGATCCCAGAGTGAGAGATGCCTTGGCAGTCTACACAGATGACTGGCTTGTCATTCAAAGAAA GTATCAGCGCTACAGCACCACGTACACCCCTCAGAACTCTGAGAGTCAGAGGGAGAGGCAGCGAGGGCTGGTCAAACAGACCTTTGAACTGgatgaggctgctgctgctgagcgcCAGGATGATCAG GATGACGCAAAGCGGCGGTCAGTCTCCATTGATGAGACCCCGCGGGGTAGCTGGGCCTCCAGTATCTTTGACCTGAAGAACTCCTCCCCAGATGTTCTCCTGCCGTCTGTGCTGGAACGCACAGCTGCAGAGGACATGGACCGCCGCAATACTGAGGCACGCCTGCAGGGCCGCCACAGTGACCTGCTGGGCCTCTACCCTCCCCCCGATGAG GATGAAGCGGTAGAGAGATGCTCTGCCCCTGAAGAACCTAAGGAACACTGTGGCCAGAGGATCATGGTGAAATGTTTGTCTCTGAA GTTTGAAATAGAAATTGAACCAATATTTGGAACACTTGCCCTGTATGatgtcaaagaaaagaaaaag ATATCTGAGAATTTCTACTTTGACCTGAACTCGGATCAGATGAAAGGGCTGCTCAAACCCCACACTCCTCACATAGCCATTTCCACGCTGGCCCGGTCTGCCATTTTCTCCATCACATACCCCTCTGCCGATATCTTCTTGGTCATTAAG CTTGAGAAAGTCCTTCAACAAGGGGACATTGGAGAATGCTGTGAACCCTACATGGTCATGAAAGAATCCGATTCTTCTAAG CACAAGGAGAAGCTGGAGAAACTGCGCATGCAGGCAGAGCAGTCGTGCAGTCGTCTTGGCCATTACCGCATGCCTTTTGCCTGGACGGCCATTCACCTTCTCAACATAGTCAGCAGTGTGGGAGGACTCGATCGGTCAGATCCTGATTCTGACTCTG AGCGAAAAGGCCATGGAACCTGgaatgagaggaagaaaaaggggtTTGAGCGAATGAGTGTTGGGGATGATATGTGCAACTTTGCCACTTTCCGTCCGGCAACGTTGACGGTCACCAACTTCTTCAAACAG GAGGGGGACAGACTGAGTGATGAGGATCTCTACAAGTTTCTGGCTGATATGCGCAGACCGTCCTCTGTTCTCCGCAGACTGAGACCTGTCACAG CCCAGTTAAAGATTGACATCTCTCCAGCCCCGGACTCACCGCATTACTGTCTGTCACCGGAGCTGCTTCATGTGAAGCCGTACCCTGACCTGCGTGTTCGCCCCACCAAAGACGTGCTGGAGTTCCCTGCTCGCTACGTATACACACCGCACACCACTTACAG GAACTTGCTCTATATTTACCCGCAAAGCCTGAACTTCAGCAGCCGTCAGGGGTCTGTGAGAAACATTGCTGTGAAGGTTCAGTTCATGGCCGGAGAGGACCCCAGTCAAGCTTTGCCG GTCATCTTTGGGAAGTCTAGTTGTTCAGAGTTCATGAAGGAGGCAGTGACACCTGTCATCTACCATAACAA GTCCCCTGAGTTTTACgaggagatgaagatgaagattccTGCCAATCTGACAGACAACCACCATCTGCTGTTTACCTTTTACCACATCAGCTGCCAGCCCAAACAGAACACTCCTCTGGAGACCCCTGTGGGCTACACA TGGATCCCTCTGATGCAGCACGGCCGACTACGCACTGGCCCCTTCAGTTTGCCTGTGTCTGTGGAAAAGCCTCCACCCAGCTACTCTGTACTCACCCCTGAC GTTCAGCTTCCAGGCATGAAGTGGGTGGATAATCACAAAGGAGTTTTCAATGTCGAGGTGACAGCGGCCTCTTCAGttcacacacag GATCCCCACCTGGATAAGTTCTTCACTTTAGTCTATGTTCTGGAGGAGTACTCCTTCCCCTTCCGCCTGAAAGATGTCATCATTACTGAGGCAAACATGGAGGGAGAGCTGAAGGCTAGCATGGCTGCACTGAGAGGGGCTCTGCTGGATACCTGTGTCAGGTTTCTGCATCAGCTGCTCAACAAACTTATTCAGCTCATCGTCTACCCACCGGTGATCGCGGGTCAAATTG TGAACCTAGGCCGGGCTGCCTTTGAAGCTATGGCTTTATTGGTAAACCAGGTTCACAAGAACCTGGAGGGGAACCAGGACCAGCACGGTCGGAACAACTTGCTGGCATCCTACATCCATTACTGCTTCCGCCTGCCCACTGCCGAACCAGCGATGCCCCCAGCAG CAGGCACTCAGTCCTATGAGATGCCGATGCAATACGCCACCTTATCGAGAGCAACAGCCCGTCCAAGCAGCCTGCACCTGTCTCGCTCCAAGAGCATCAGCAACTCGAACCCCGACCTAGCCAGCACACCAGTTTCTCCTGATGAAGAGGTGCAAAGGATTATAGGGAGCAAA GCAAACGACCGCAGCTGCAATCGCATGTCTGCCTTTCTGGACAGCGTGGCCTTGTTTTCAGTTCCCACAAGGCAGATTGCCAAGAAG CTGCTCCACGAGGAGCTGGCGTTACAGTGGGTAGTCAGCACCAGCACAGTGAGAGAAGCAGCCCTGCAGCAGGCTTGGTTTTTCTTCCAGCTTATG ACAAAGAGCATGGCCCATCACTTGTTCCTGACCTCGAAATTGGACATTCCCAGGCGCCAGCGTTACCCAGACCGCTTTGTGGATGACATCGCTGCACTTGTGTGTGCCATCAGTGCAGACGTTGCCAGCCGATATCACAAG GATGTGGAGCTTGTGGAGAGGTTAAATAGCAGTCTCGCCTTCTTCCTAAATGACCTGCTGTCCCTCATGGACCGGGGCTTTGTGTTCAACCTCATCCGCTCCTACTACAAACAG ATTTCCAACAAGCTCCACACAGCACAGAATCCCAGCTCTCTGAATGCCCTGAGGATGGACTTCACCCGTATTGTCTGCAGCCACGAGCACTACGTCATCCTCAACCTACCCTGCTCAACTCTCAGCCCTCCAGCTTCCCcttccccctccacctcctcaacCACCTCACAG AGTTCAGCATTTTCCAGTATGGTCCAAGACCAGGGTGTGGCCACCATGTTTGAGCTCTCCGTCCCTTTTCGACAGCAGCACTTCCTATCTGGCCTGCTGCTTACAGAACTCTCTCTGATCCTTGATCCTGAAGGAGAAGG GGTTTTCTTCCTTCATAAAAAGGCCATTAGTTCTGTTCACTCCCTGCTATGCAGCCATGATGCAGACCCTCGCTACAGTGACCCTCAGGTCAGAGCCCACATCGCTCAGCTCTACCTGCCCCTCGTCTCCATCGTCATGGAGACCTTGCATCAGCTCCACGACTTCTCAG ACTCCTCGCCTGCTCGGGTCCGCCATGCCTCAGCCCACGCTGACGATGCTGACCCAGACGGCAGCAGCACTATCAGTCAgtctgttgccatggcgatCGCTGGCTCCCCTTTGCCGCATGCCAAAGCCAACCCATTTGCTCTGCCCACAGTG GCTGGGCGCCAATCCAGCTCTCTGTCTGCTGAGTGCAGCAGGACTCTGCTGGTGTGTTTCCTGTGGGTGCTGAAGAATGCAGATGCAGCTCTCCTGGAGCGCTGGGTGTCTGATTTGTCTATACTGCAAATCAACCGCCTGCTGGATCTGCTGCATCTCTGTGTCTCCTGCTTTGAATACAAG GGGAAGAAGACTCTGGAGAGAATCAACAGCCTGACCTTTAAAAAGTCTCAGGACATGAAAGCTCGTCTAGAGGAGGCCATATTGGGCACCATTGGAGCGCGTCAGGAGATGGTCCGTCGCTGCAGAG AAAGGAGTCCCTATGGCAGCCAGGAGAACGTTAGGTGGAGAAAAAACGTCTCTCACTGGAGGCAAAATACAGACAGAGTGGATAA GACTAAGGCTGAGATGGAGCAGGAGTCTGTGGTGGATGGAAACTTAGCTACAGAGGCCTCTCTGATAGTACTGGACACACTGGAGATTGTAGTCAAG ACTGTGGTGGCATCAGAGCTGAAGGAAAGTGTGTTAGGCGGGGTGCTGAGAGTGCTTCTCCACAGCATGGCAGGCAACCAGAGCGCCCTCTTCCTGCAGCACTGCTTCACTACACAGAGGGCTTTAGTCTTCAAG TTCCCAGAGATGCTGTTTGAAGAGGATACAGAGCTTTGTGCCGACTTGTGCCTGCGTCTCCTGCGTCACTGCAGCAGTAGCGTTGGCTCTGTCAGAAGTCACGCCTCCGCCTCTCTTTATCTGCTCATGAGGCAAAACTTTGAGATTGGAAAT AACTTTGCACGAGTCAAGATGCAGGTCACCATGTCGCTGTCCTCACTGGTGGGAACGTCACAGAACTTCAATGAGGATCATCTTCGTCGGTCACTCAAGACAATCCTGACGTATGCTGAAGAAGATCTGGAGCTGCGTGACACACCCTTCCCAGAGCAG GTCCAGGATCTGGTGTTCAACCTGCACATGATTCTTACTGacactgtgaaaatgaaagagCATCAGCAGGATCCAGAAATGCTCATTGACCTAATGTACAG GATTGCAAAAGGCTACCAGAACTCCCCGGATCTACGTCTGACGTGGCTTCAAAACATGGCAGGGAAACACTCAGAGCGAGGGAACCATGCTGAAGCTGCCCACTGTCTGGTCCACAGCGCCGCACTGGTGGCAGAATACCTCAACATGCTGGAGGATTGCCGCTACCTCCCAATTGGTTGCGTCACATTCCAG AATATTTCATCCAACGTGTTAGAGGAGTCAGCAGTATCCGATGACGTCCTGTCTCCAGAGGAGGAAGGCATTTGTGCTGGGAAGTACTTCAGCGAGTCTGGCCTAGTGGGCCTCCTGGAGCAAGCAGCTGCCTCTTTTAACATG GCTGCCATGTACGAGGCCATAAATGAAGTGTACAAGATTCTCCTGCCCATCCACGAAGCCAACAGAGACTTCAAAAAGCTGGCTACCGTCCATGGGAAGCTGCAGGAAGCCTTCAACAAAGTCTACAACCAA agTTCAGGATGGGAG AGAATGTTTGGGACCTACTTCCGGGTGGGTTTCTACGGCTGTCGGTTCGGAGACCTGGATGAACAAGAGTTTGTTTACAAGGAGCCATCAATCACCAAATTAGCTGAGATCTCCCACAGACTCGAG GAGTTTTACTCAGAGAGGTTTGGGGATGATGTGGTAGAAATTATCAAGGACTCCAACCCAGtggataaaaacaaaatggatCCCAACAAG gccTACCTCCAGATCACCTACGTTGAGCCTTTCTTCGACACATACGAGCTAAAGGAAAGAATCACCTACTTTGACAAGAACTACAACCTGCGCACATTCATGTACTGTACTCCTTTCACTCTGGATGGCCGTGCCCACGGTGACCTGCACGAGCAGTACAAACGCAAATCCATCCTGACAACATCTCACGCCTTCCCTTACATCAAGACACGCATCAATGTTATCCACAAGGAGGAG ATCATTCTTGTCCCCATGGAGGTGGCCATTGAGGACATGCAGAAGAAGACGCAGGAGCTCGCCTTCGCCACAACCCAAGACCCTGCAGACGCTAAGATGCTGCAGATGGTGCTGCAGGGCTGTGTGGGCACCACTGTCAACCAG GGCCCCCTTGAGGTGGCGCAGGTCTTTCTCTCCGACATTCCTGATGACCCAAAGCTGTTTCGCCATCACAACAAACTGCGCCTCTGCTTTAAAGACTTCACTAAGAG GTGTGAGGATGCCCTGAGGAAGAATAAAGCTCTGATTGGGCCAGATCAGAAGGAGTACCACAGAGAGCTGGAGAGGAACTACAATAAACTCAAAGAAGCTCTGGGTCCTCTCATCAACCGCAAAATCCCACAGCTATACAGAACACTGCCAGCTCAGACTACGCAAACACAACG GAACTCCTACAGTAGGTCCAGTCTCCGCAGAGTCGACTGCTGA